The nucleotide window AGCGTGCGCTCGCCGCCGGGCAGGGGCAGCGTGACCGTGCCGAGGGCGCTCATGGTGCGCGGCTGGCCGGTGTTTGTGTCCAGCGTGAACGGCGCGCCGCCGTCCGGCGCCGGGTGCAGCGGGACCCGGAACGCCCACGCCTCGTCCGGCGGGTAGTAGGTCAGGCCGGTGAAGGTCTCGGGCCGCACCGGGCCGCGCCCCGCCGCGAAGTGCTCGTCCTTGCGCCGCCGGAAGTCCAGCACGGCCTCGTCGTATGCGGCACTCACCAGTCCACCGTGACGCGCTGCCCCGCGTACTCCACGATGTCGCCCCGGTGCAGCTTGCGCCGCCGCCGCGTCTCGACCTCGCCGTTCAGCCGCACCTCGCCGCCCTGCACGCGGAACTTCGCCTCGCCGCCCGTCTCGACCAGCCCGGTCAGTTTCAGGAAGTCCTGGAG belongs to Deinococcus metalli and includes:
- a CDS encoding RNA-binding S4 domain-containing protein, with protein sequence MTAPERDTIDLQDFLKLTGLVETGGEAKFRVQGGEVRLNGEVETRRRRKLHRGDIVEYAGQRVTVDW